The sequence TTGTGTAACCTTTTATCAAATAAATAGTTTTTAAGCGTATCAAAACTAATAACATGTGATAAATCGTTTGCTAAATAAGAATCACCTAATGAATTATCATCATGGTTGCCTCGCATCATAAAAACAGGCACTTCAATTTCCATCAACCGTTTCACAGTCTCTTCAAAAGACAGATGTACATCCGCTAAAGTGAGAGAACTCCCATCAATCACATCGCCTCCGTGTACAACATAGTCACAATTTAAAATTTTGGTAAGATTCACAAGGTTTTCCATATGATCGTATCCTGTTTTCTTTAAATAGCTAAGATTTTTATTTCTTACACCTGCATGAGTATCTGTTAAAAAAGGGACGACAACACTATTTGGCTTTCTTAACTTATTAACAGCATCTCTAACACGATATAATTCTTGTTCAATATTAACTGTCGTTTGGTAAACTAGTTTATTTTGCTTGTTCATTTCCAACCTCCTATTATAAGACTTTAAATTCTCCAATTTTTTCATCTGAAACAATTCGCTTAGCCTGAAAGAATCCACTCAATCCATTTTTTGTAATTGTTTGTACCACTGCGTTATTCGTTCCTAAAGTAGAAATTTCTATCCAGTAACCCGCACCTGTTTTAAATTCGGTAGGAATATCATTAAGTTTATTAAATTCTGTGCTTGTAATATAGTACTCGATAGGGTATCTTACAGAACTCAATACTTTTGTTGTTTCGTCCCAATAACTAATTTTATTTGGCATACGACCTTGTGACAAATTCCATTCACCGATAATGTTAGAGCTAGGATTAATGACGCGTTCAAATGTCATTACTGTCGTCCCCTGTGCGTTACGTTTTAATGTTTGAATAAATATCCCCCAATTATTTGTTGGTTGCACCTCAAGGAAATAGCCGTGCTTTCCTGTGTGCATTGGAATATCTTTTAATTTAGTTGCTAAATCAACTGTAATATAGTAGTAGCCAGGTCTTGTTATGTTTTTTAATTCTGTCGTTCCCTCAGAAATTAATTGACTTCTACCTGAAGAAGACATCATCCTATAATTTTGCCCAAACTGAGCTAAATTGAATAATCTTTTAAGATCATTGCCCTTTTGATGCAACGCAAAAAGCTGGGTCTCTCTAAAACCAATTCTTCCTCGAGTTACTGAGAACACCAAACTAAGTTTATTAGTGGTACGATTTTTTAAAAGCTGAATACCATTGGGATATCTTACGGTACTATAATGTTCTTCTTCAATATCCCCAAAAACATCAATTTTATAATTTATTACACGTCCGTCTTCCGTATACGTGGTAATATAGGTAGGGTTTCTAACTGAATTTTCAGATGATAACACAAACGCTTTATTATCGAAATAATGAAAACCACATAAACTACTCATAATATCGCTGTCAATTTTAATACTTTTAATAGGTTGCTGTCCGATGTCTTTGAGGGAATAAACAACAATCATTTCATCAACGATACAAGAAACAACTCCTTGGTAATTATCAATAGATACACCAAAACGTTTTCTATTAACTGAACCATCAAAAGTTATCTTTGTTTTGTTAACTGATGTATCTAGATTACCACCCGGTGTGTATGTGAATCTTACTAAATCAGCACCTACTTCTACCCATAAATTGGCTACACCTTGTGCAAAATCACAACCTAAAGATTTCATATCCTTTCCATTAGGAATATCCATTTTATCAAGATATACACCGTTTGAATTGGTTCGTGTAACCGTTGGAATATCGGTACTAGATTGATAAGTGTAGATATAATCTCTTTGATCATCAATAGCGAAACACCCTGGAATTGTATTACTTGCTAATCCTAAATCACTATAGAAAAAGACTTCACTATTTTTCAAATCTAAAGTATTTTCTTTTAATTCAATTTCCGCCATTTTTTTCTTAAGCTCTAGCAGTTCATTCAGGATTACACCGCCAGGATCAATGCTTGCTAAAATTTCTTTGACTGATTCGAACCAGTCATCAAAATCACCCATTGCATGTTCAATCCAATCCTTTAATGAATCGATTAAATCACTGGCCGTCCAAACATAATCACACCCTTGGTGCATGGGTGAAGATAATGCTGACCAAATGACGTTGTAGTTAAAATCTTTTGTACTATACACTACTTCTTTATTTGATTTAAAACTAAAATAAGCATTACAACGCCCAACAGATAACATCGCCTCTTTACGCAATTGATATTCCACAATACCATTTGTCGCGTCCACAATTCGTGCGTCATCAACCACAATATGGTGCTGTGCATCAACCATATTAAATTCTGCGGATACGCCGTTTAAATTTTTCACTTTTCCATCTTCAAAGATCGTTGCACGGAAAATTTGTGATTCATCATCATCTTGTCTCACTCTAATTAATTCCACTTGATTCGCAACAGCTGTTGTACTTAACTTAAATTGATATACTGTCATTTTAATTCCTCCTTATGGTCTTTTTAATCCTAAATAGGGTGCAGGATCTTGATAGGGTCCCCACAAATCTGCTCCCACAGAGAAGTGCAAATGCGGGCCTGTTGATTGTCCTGTTGAACCCATTGTTCCAATTTGTTGCCCTTTTGTTACTTTTTTACTGATATTAACCATTCTTGTCGTTAAATGCCCATAACCGGTGCAATTATCATCGGCATGCTTGATAACGATGTATTCACCAAAACCACCACTTGATGCTGTTGGTAACGAAGCAATAACCTCACCACTTTCGGCCGCAAAAATAGGACTTCCACTTTTATCAGCAAAGTCCATTCCTTTATGCGTTACTATATTTCCCGGATTCAATGGATCATCACGATTGCCAAACCACGAAGTGATTTGATAACCTGGTGCAACTGGCATACCGTATTTCCCGCCCGGCTGTTTTAAATCTTTAAACTTGTCATACCAAGCCTGAGCATAATCTTCACGCTCAGGATGTGCAGCGGCAGGTCTTTCAAAATTATAAAGGAATGCTCCTGCTGCTGTTCTCGGTGATGTTGATGCTTTGAATCCACTGACTGTTTTTGGTTCGATAGCTCCAATCCATTGACCCGATTTCATACTCCACTCAATTAGATTGACCTGTGGCACAAT comes from Brochothrix thermosphacta DSM 20171 = FSL F6-1036 and encodes:
- a CDS encoding BppU family phage baseplate upper protein; this encodes MTVYQFKLSTTAVANQVELIRVRQDDDESQIFRATIFEDGKVKNLNGVSAEFNMVDAQHHIVVDDARIVDATNGIVEYQLRKEAMLSVGRCNAYFSFKSNKEVVYSTKDFNYNVIWSALSSPMHQGCDYVWTASDLIDSLKDWIEHAMGDFDDWFESVKEILASIDPGGVILNELLELKKKMAEIELKENTLDLKNSEVFFYSDLGLASNTIPGCFAIDDQRDYIYTYQSSTDIPTVTRTNSNGVYLDKMDIPNGKDMKSLGCDFAQGVANLWVEVGADLVRFTYTPGGNLDTSVNKTKITFDGSVNRKRFGVSIDNYQGVVSCIVDEMIVVYSLKDIGQQPIKSIKIDSDIMSSLCGFHYFDNKAFVLSSENSVRNPTYITTYTEDGRVINYKIDVFGDIEEEHYSTVRYPNGIQLLKNRTTNKLSLVFSVTRGRIGFRETQLFALHQKGNDLKRLFNLAQFGQNYRMMSSSGRSQLISEGTTELKNITRPGYYYITVDLATKLKDIPMHTGKHGYFLEVQPTNNWGIFIQTLKRNAQGTTVMTFERVINPSSNIIGEWNLSQGRMPNKISYWDETTKVLSSVRYPIEYYITSTEFNKLNDIPTEFKTGAGYWIEISTLGTNNAVVQTITKNGLSGFFQAKRIVSDEKIGEFKVL
- a CDS encoding M23 family metallopeptidase, which produces MPVAPGYQITSWFGNRDDPLNPGNIVTHKGMDFADKSGSPIFAAESGEVIASLPTASSGGFGEYIVIKHADDNCTGYGHLTTRMVNISKKVTKGQQIGTMGSTGQSTGPHLHFSVGADLWGPYQDPAPYLGLKRP